A single Chloroflexota bacterium DNA region contains:
- the trpB gene encoding tryptophan synthase subunit beta, with amino-acid sequence MTQTIYSTLAEAVAALEKPARGYFGRFGGQFVPETLMPALAELERAYAEASRDPAFYTRFAALLRNYVGRPTPLYHAERLSAHLGGAQIYLKREDLAHTGAHKINNALGQALLSERMGKRRIVAETGAGQHGVASATVSALLGFECIVYMGTDDMTRQAPNVARMRLLGAQVVPVDAGSRTLKDAINEALRDWVTNVRTTHYLLGSVLGPHPYPMMVRDFQSVIGREARIQMLEQAKRLPDVVVACVGGGSNSIGVFSGFVGDDAVELRGVEAGGEGIQSGRHAARFAEPAPGVLHGTRSFVLQDEHGQIRATHSISAGLDYPSVGPEHARLFESERAHYTYATDSEALSAFQALCRLEGIIPALESSHAVAEAIKLAPTLGRDRIILVNLSGRGDKDLDSVRHALHMA; translated from the coding sequence ATGACACAGACCATTTATTCGACACTTGCGGAAGCGGTCGCCGCGCTGGAGAAGCCGGCGCGCGGCTATTTCGGGCGCTTCGGCGGCCAGTTCGTGCCGGAGACGCTGATGCCGGCGCTGGCCGAGTTGGAACGCGCCTATGCCGAGGCATCGCGCGACCCGGCGTTCTATACGCGGTTTGCCGCGCTGCTGCGCAACTACGTTGGCCGCCCGACGCCGCTGTACCACGCCGAGCGGCTGTCGGCCCACCTGGGCGGCGCACAGATCTACCTCAAGCGCGAAGACCTGGCGCACACCGGCGCGCACAAGATCAACAACGCGCTCGGCCAGGCGCTGCTGTCAGAGCGGATGGGCAAACGGCGCATCGTGGCTGAGACCGGCGCCGGACAGCACGGCGTCGCCTCGGCCACCGTCTCCGCGCTGCTCGGTTTCGAATGCATCGTCTATATGGGCACCGACGACATGACGCGGCAGGCGCCTAACGTCGCGCGCATGCGACTGCTCGGCGCACAGGTTGTGCCGGTCGACGCGGGCAGCCGCACACTCAAGGACGCCATCAACGAGGCGCTGCGCGACTGGGTGACCAACGTCCGCACGACGCACTATCTGCTCGGCTCCGTGCTCGGCCCGCACCCCTACCCAATGATGGTGCGCGACTTCCAGTCGGTGATCGGGCGCGAAGCGCGCATCCAGATGCTGGAGCAGGCCAAGCGTCTGCCCGACGTCGTCGTTGCGTGCGTCGGCGGCGGCTCCAACTCGATTGGCGTCTTCAGCGGCTTTGTCGGCGACGATGCGGTCGAACTGCGCGGCGTCGAAGCCGGCGGCGAGGGCATCCAGAGCGGCCGGCACGCCGCCCGCTTCGCCGAGCCCGCGCCCGGCGTGCTGCACGGCACGCGTTCGTTCGTCTTGCAGGATGAGCACGGCCAGATCCGCGCCACGCACTCGATCAGCGCCGGGCTCGACTACCCGTCTGTCGGGCCGGAGCACGCCAGGCTGTTCGAGAGCGAGCGGGCGCACTACACGTACGCGACGGACAGCGAGGCGCTGTCCGCCTTCCAGGCACTGTGCAGGCTGGAGGGCATCATCCCGGCGCTGGAATCGTCGCACGCCGTCGCCGAAGCGATCAAGCTGGCGCCGACGCTCGGCCGCGACCGCATCATCCTGGTCAACCTGTCGGGGCGCGGCGACAAAGACCTTGACTCGGTGCGTCACGCTTTACACATGGCCTAA
- a CDS encoding tryptophan synthase subunit alpha: MSRIESTFARLRAAGQCALVPYIVVGQPDLPTTVEIAAALIDAGASMLELGVPFSDPLADGPVIQRATYQALLNGTTPRDALTVAQRIRARYPATPIVFMGYYNPIMRFGVAAYAQACAAAGVDGLIVPDLPHEEAGELLAACRNAGLDLIPLIAPTSDDERIAAMARDAGGFIYGVSVVGITGARRDLSGDASALVQRIRAYSNLPIAIGFGVSQAAHVRQIAQIADGAVVGSALVDAIEHAPAGDAPAVAGAFARSLLAG; encoded by the coding sequence ATGTCCCGTATCGAATCGACTTTCGCCCGCCTGCGCGCCGCCGGCCAGTGCGCGCTGGTGCCGTACATCGTCGTCGGCCAGCCCGATCTGCCGACCACCGTGGAGATTGCTGCCGCGCTGATCGACGCCGGCGCCAGCATGCTGGAACTCGGCGTCCCGTTCTCAGATCCGCTGGCGGACGGCCCGGTCATCCAGCGCGCCACCTACCAGGCGCTGCTGAACGGCACCACCCCTCGCGACGCGCTGACCGTGGCGCAGCGCATCCGCGCGCGCTACCCGGCGACGCCGATCGTCTTCATGGGTTACTATAACCCGATCATGCGCTTCGGCGTCGCCGCGTACGCGCAGGCGTGCGCCGCAGCCGGCGTCGACGGGCTGATCGTGCCCGACCTGCCGCACGAAGAAGCGGGCGAACTGCTGGCCGCCTGCCGGAACGCCGGCCTCGACCTGATCCCGCTGATCGCCCCGACCAGCGACGACGAGCGCATCGCCGCCATGGCCCGCGACGCCGGCGGCTTCATCTACGGCGTGTCGGTCGTCGGCATCACCGGCGCGCGGCGCGACCTGTCCGGGGACGCCTCGGCGCTGGTGCAGCGCATCCGCGCGTACAGCAACCTGCCGATCGCCATCGGCTTCGGCGTCTCGCAGGCCGCGCACGTCCGGCAGATCGCCCAGATCGCGGACGGCGCCGTCGTCGGCAGCGCACTCGTGGACGCCATTGAGCATGCCCCGGCCGGGGACGCCCCGGCTGTCGCCGGTGCGTTCGCGCGCAGCCTGCTCGCCGGGTAG